In one Misgurnus anguillicaudatus chromosome 1, ASM2758022v2, whole genome shotgun sequence genomic region, the following are encoded:
- the ptpn12 gene encoding tyrosine-protein phosphatase non-receptor type 12 isoform X2 — MEQVNILKSFIEAMRRGEQKGEDNFSSDFMRLRRLSTKYRTEKIYPTNVGEQEENVKKNRYKDILPFDHSRVKLTLKTSNEDTDYINANFIKGVDGPEAYIATQGPLPNTVLDFWRMIWEYKVAVIVMACREFEMGRKKCERYFPPFGEEPMTFGPFRISCESEQPRTDYFIRTLAVEFNNETRRLTQFHYVNWPDHDVPSSFDSILDMIALMREYQEHDNVPICVHCSAGCGRTGAICAIDYTWNLMKAGKIPEDFNVFQLIQEMRTQRHSAVQTKEQYELVHRAIVQLFEKQLMLLESPTNSESTDGMEEGSPEKPSQNSDEERWDAPPPKPPRIRSNQVEGDVKEEILQPPEPHPVPPILTPSPPSAFPTVTNVRQDNDRYHPKPIMHVVASEQNPDLNENYNKPGENHPAPPALTMQPPTPSPSEGLDKRLERKLSIEIKKVPLQEGPRSFEGNGALQRAHAFKRSNTSSSSMSEDSDDAPRPNHLPLKAEKGQATWSVPSPDRPTSPAEWTPSPTPPSVILCAPHRTALSFTNPLHSDFSDAEDGGRGGASTNSSISMTTSTVSVAQQGENAPRRVTPMSIAGNSLPTGTSTNPTDVKLSPTEDVLEEASSKVSGSTQKKTLASPRKSDVEQKGPKAQDALSVATPPDVLKDKKTQTQAISQMGFGSRCAQPKGPRDPPTEWT, encoded by the exons CGATTGCGTCGATTATCAACCAAATACAGAACAGAGAAAATCTACCCTACGAATGTTGGAGAGCAGGAGGAAAACGTGAAGAAAAACAGATATAAAGACATTCTGCCAT TTGATCACAGTCGTGTGAAGTTGACGTTAAAAACATCTAATGAAGACACAGACTACATCAATGCTAACTTCATCAAG ggAGTGGACGGGCCTGAGGCTTACATCGCCACACAGGGTCCGCTGCCCAACACTGTGCTGGATTTCTGGAGGATGATCTGGGAATATAAGGTTGCG GTCATAGTGATGGCGTGTCGAGAGTTTGAAATGGGAAGG AAAAAGTGTGAACGTTATTTTCCTCCGTTTGGAGAAGAACCCATGACTTTCGGACCCTTCAGGATATCCTGT GAATCAGAACAACCAAGGACAGATTATTTCATCCGGACGCTCGCGGTGGAGTTTAACAac GAAACCCGGCGATTGACGCAGTTTCATTACGTGAACTGGCCTGACCACGACGTCCCGTCATCATTCGATTCCATATTAGATATGATCGCTCTAATGAGAGAATATCAGGAACATGACAACGTTCCCATCTGTGTCCACTGCAG TGCTGGCTGTGGGCGGACGGGAGCCATCTGTGCAATCGACTACACGTGGAACTTAATGAAAGCTGGG AAAATTCCAGAGGATTTTAACGTTTTTCAGCTAATTCAAGAGATGAGGACTCAGCGCCATTCTGCAGTACAGACCAAA GAGCAATATGAGCTGGTTCATCGAGCAATCGTTCAGCTCTTTGAGAAACAACTGATGCTTTTAGAGAGTCCAACAAACTCTGAGAGCACAGACGGGATG GAAGAGGGCAGCCCGGAAAAACCCAGCCAGAACTCAGATGAGGAAAGATGGGACGCGCCCCCTCCCAAACCGCCCCGTATCCGGAG TAATCAGGTGGAGGGCGACGTGAAGGAGGAGATTTTGCAGCCCCCAGAGCCGCACCCTGTTCCTCCAATCCTCACCCCGTCCCCTCCTTCTGCATTTCCTACAGTCACAAACGTGCGTCAAGACAATGACCGATACCACCCAAAACCTATTATGCACGTGGTGGCATCTGAGCAGAATCCTGACCTCAATGAGAACTACAACAAACCTGGAGAAAATCACCCAGCACCTCCCGCCCTGACAATGCAACCTCCCACTCCCTCCCCGAGCGAGGGGCTCGACAAACGTCTGGAGCGAAAGCTGAGCATCGAGATCAAGAAGGTTCCCCTGCAGGAGGGGCCCCGCAGCTTTGAGGGGAACGGCGCCCTGCAACGCGCGCATGCCTTTAAACGCTCCAACACCAGCAGCAGTTCCATGTCCGAAGACTCTGACGATGCTCCACGACCGAATCACCTACCACTTAAAGCGGAAAAGGGTCAGGCCACTTGGTCCGTGCCTAGTCCCGACAGGCCGACATCACCGGCCGAGTGGACTCCAAGCCCCACCCCGCCATCTGTGATTCTGTGCGCACCACATAGAACCGCTCTCAGCTTCACCAACCCACTTCATTCGGACTTCTCTGACGCAGAGGATGGAGGGAGAGGTGGCGCCAGCACCAACTCCAGTATTTCCATGACAACTAGTACAGTTTCTGTGGCACAGCAGGGAGAGAATGCCCCCCGCAGGGTCACTCCGATGTCCATCGCTGGCAACAGTCTGCCAACAGGGACCAGCACAA ACCCCACAGATGTGAAGCTGTCACCAACTGAGGATGTTTTAGAAGAAGCGTCTTCAAAG GTGTCAGGAAGCACACAGAAGAAAACCCTTGCCAGTCCTCGAAAGAGCG aTGTGGAGCAGAAGGGTCCAAAGGCTCAAGATGCGCTGTCAGTGGCCACACCCCCAGATGTCCTAAAAGACAAGAAAACACAAACTCAAGCCATCTCCCAGATGG GATTTGGCAGCCGTTGCGCGCAACCCAAAGGCCCACGAGACCCTCCGACAGAGTGGACATGA
- the ptpn12 gene encoding tyrosine-protein phosphatase non-receptor type 12 isoform X1 — MEQVNILKSFIEAMRRGEQKGEDNFSSDFMRLRRLSTKYRTEKIYPTNVGEQEENVKKNRYKDILPFDHSRVKLTLKTSNEDTDYINANFIKGVDGPEAYIATQGPLPNTVLDFWRMIWEYKVAVIVMACREFEMGRKKCERYFPPFGEEPMTFGPFRISCESEQPRTDYFIRTLAVEFNNETRRLTQFHYVNWPDHDVPSSFDSILDMIALMREYQEHDNVPICVHCSAGCGRTGAICAIDYTWNLMKAGKIPEDFNVFQLIQEMRTQRHSAVQTKEQYELVHRAIVQLFEKQLMLLESPTNSESTDGMEEGSPEKPSQNSDEERWDAPPPKPPRIRSNQVEGDVKEEILQPPEPHPVPPILTPSPPSAFPTVTNVRQDNDRYHPKPIMHVVASEQNPDLNENYNKPGENHPAPPALTMQPPTPSPSEGLDKRLERKLSIEIKKVPLQEGPRSFEGNGALQRAHAFKRSNTSSSSMSEDSDDAPRPNHLPLKAEKGQATWSVPSPDRPTSPAEWTPSPTPPSVILCAPHRTALSFTNPLHSDFSDAEDGGRGGASTNSSISMTTSTVSVAQQGENAPRRVTPMSIAGNSLPTGTSTNCDESEDSPPPLPERTPESFLMSTDPTDVKLSPTEDVLEEASSKVSGSTQKKTLASPRKSDVEQKGPKAQDALSVATPPDVLKDKKTQTQAISQMGFGSRCAQPKGPRDPPTEWT; from the exons CGATTGCGTCGATTATCAACCAAATACAGAACAGAGAAAATCTACCCTACGAATGTTGGAGAGCAGGAGGAAAACGTGAAGAAAAACAGATATAAAGACATTCTGCCAT TTGATCACAGTCGTGTGAAGTTGACGTTAAAAACATCTAATGAAGACACAGACTACATCAATGCTAACTTCATCAAG ggAGTGGACGGGCCTGAGGCTTACATCGCCACACAGGGTCCGCTGCCCAACACTGTGCTGGATTTCTGGAGGATGATCTGGGAATATAAGGTTGCG GTCATAGTGATGGCGTGTCGAGAGTTTGAAATGGGAAGG AAAAAGTGTGAACGTTATTTTCCTCCGTTTGGAGAAGAACCCATGACTTTCGGACCCTTCAGGATATCCTGT GAATCAGAACAACCAAGGACAGATTATTTCATCCGGACGCTCGCGGTGGAGTTTAACAac GAAACCCGGCGATTGACGCAGTTTCATTACGTGAACTGGCCTGACCACGACGTCCCGTCATCATTCGATTCCATATTAGATATGATCGCTCTAATGAGAGAATATCAGGAACATGACAACGTTCCCATCTGTGTCCACTGCAG TGCTGGCTGTGGGCGGACGGGAGCCATCTGTGCAATCGACTACACGTGGAACTTAATGAAAGCTGGG AAAATTCCAGAGGATTTTAACGTTTTTCAGCTAATTCAAGAGATGAGGACTCAGCGCCATTCTGCAGTACAGACCAAA GAGCAATATGAGCTGGTTCATCGAGCAATCGTTCAGCTCTTTGAGAAACAACTGATGCTTTTAGAGAGTCCAACAAACTCTGAGAGCACAGACGGGATG GAAGAGGGCAGCCCGGAAAAACCCAGCCAGAACTCAGATGAGGAAAGATGGGACGCGCCCCCTCCCAAACCGCCCCGTATCCGGAG TAATCAGGTGGAGGGCGACGTGAAGGAGGAGATTTTGCAGCCCCCAGAGCCGCACCCTGTTCCTCCAATCCTCACCCCGTCCCCTCCTTCTGCATTTCCTACAGTCACAAACGTGCGTCAAGACAATGACCGATACCACCCAAAACCTATTATGCACGTGGTGGCATCTGAGCAGAATCCTGACCTCAATGAGAACTACAACAAACCTGGAGAAAATCACCCAGCACCTCCCGCCCTGACAATGCAACCTCCCACTCCCTCCCCGAGCGAGGGGCTCGACAAACGTCTGGAGCGAAAGCTGAGCATCGAGATCAAGAAGGTTCCCCTGCAGGAGGGGCCCCGCAGCTTTGAGGGGAACGGCGCCCTGCAACGCGCGCATGCCTTTAAACGCTCCAACACCAGCAGCAGTTCCATGTCCGAAGACTCTGACGATGCTCCACGACCGAATCACCTACCACTTAAAGCGGAAAAGGGTCAGGCCACTTGGTCCGTGCCTAGTCCCGACAGGCCGACATCACCGGCCGAGTGGACTCCAAGCCCCACCCCGCCATCTGTGATTCTGTGCGCACCACATAGAACCGCTCTCAGCTTCACCAACCCACTTCATTCGGACTTCTCTGACGCAGAGGATGGAGGGAGAGGTGGCGCCAGCACCAACTCCAGTATTTCCATGACAACTAGTACAGTTTCTGTGGCACAGCAGGGAGAGAATGCCCCCCGCAGGGTCACTCCGATGTCCATCGCTGGCAACAGTCTGCCAACAGGGACCAGCACAA ACTGTGACGAGAGTGAAGATTCACCTCCCCCTCTTCCCGAGAGAACCCCTGAGTCCTTCCTAATGTCCACAG ACCCCACAGATGTGAAGCTGTCACCAACTGAGGATGTTTTAGAAGAAGCGTCTTCAAAG GTGTCAGGAAGCACACAGAAGAAAACCCTTGCCAGTCCTCGAAAGAGCG aTGTGGAGCAGAAGGGTCCAAAGGCTCAAGATGCGCTGTCAGTGGCCACACCCCCAGATGTCCTAAAAGACAAGAAAACACAAACTCAAGCCATCTCCCAGATGG GATTTGGCAGCCGTTGCGCGCAACCCAAAGGCCCACGAGACCCTCCGACAGAGTGGACATGA